A genomic window from Chanodichthys erythropterus isolate Z2021 chromosome 1, ASM2448905v1, whole genome shotgun sequence includes:
- the rnf145a gene encoding RING finger protein 145, producing MAVKKRVEAVLNVGLRVPSIMLLEVLYRWDVSSFFQKIQRSSLNNNPLFQYKYLALYLHYVGYILSLVLLTLPRQHLVQLYLYVLTALLLFAGHQISRDYVRSELESGYEGPLYLEPLSINRFTTALICQLVVCTLCSCVMQTKRIWLFSAHLLPLVARLCLVPLETIVFVNRFAMIFTGLEVIYFLASNLLVPFNLAKTAYRELAQVVEVYGLLALGMSLWNQLVLPVLFMCFWLVLFALQIYTYFSTRDQPTSRERLLFLFLTSIAECCCTPYSLLGLVFTVSFVALGVLTLCKFYLQGYRAFMNDNTMHRGMTEGITLLILAVQTGLIELQVIHRAFLLSIILFIVVASILQSMLEIADPIVLALGASRDKSLWKHFRAVSLCLFLLVFPAYMSYMICQFFHMDFWLLIIISSSILTSLQVLGTLLIYVLFMVEELRKAPVENMDDVIYWVNGTYRLLEFLVALCVVAYGVSETVFGEWTVMGSTIVLIHSYYNVWLRAQLGWQSFLLRRDAVNKIKSLPTASHQQLQQHNDICSICYQDMTSAVITPCSHLFHAGCLKKWLYVQETCPLCHNQLKGSSQPGSSTQQDTPPQDTLDLDPPQHLESDSSLQVPQQDDTAHTPASDLVTGLKEDATSPACSSSQS from the exons ATGGCTGTGAAGAAGCGGGTGGAGGCGGTGCTGAATGTGGGCCTGCGGGTCCCCAGTATCATGTTGCTAGAGGTGCTGTACCGCTGGGATGTCAGCTCCTTCTTCCAGAAGATCCAGAGAAGCAGCCTCAACAACAACCCCCTCTTCCAGTACAAATACCTGGCCCTCTACCTTCACTATGTGG GTTACATTCTGAGTCTGGTTCTGCTCACTCTGCCCCGACAGCACCTGGTGCAGCTCTACCTGTATGTGCTCACTGCTCTGCTGCTGTTCGCAGGTCACCAGATCTCAAG GGACTATGTGCGCAGTGAGCTGGAGTCTGGCTACGAGGGCCCGCTGTACCTGGAGCCTCTGTCCATCAACCGCTTCACTACTGCCCTCATCT GCCAGCTGGTGGTGTGTACCTTGTGCTCCTGTGTGATGCAGACCAAGCGCATTTGGCTGTTCTCAGCGCACTTGCTCCCTCTGGTGGCCAGGCTCTGCCTGGTCCCTTTGGAGACCATTGTTTTCGTCAATCGCTTTGCCATGATTTTCACAGGCCTGGAAGTCATCTACTTCTTGGCCTCGAACCTGCTGGTGCCATTTAACCTGGCCAAGACAGCATACCGGGAGCTTGCACAG GTGGTGGAGGTTTATGGGTTGCTGGCTCTTGGGATGTCTCTGTGGAATCAGTTGGTTCTTCCTGTGTTGTTCATGTGTTTCTGGCTGGTTCTGTTTGCTCTGCAAATCTACACATATTTTAGCACACGAGACCAGCCCACATCTAGAGAGAGGCTGCTCTTCCTTTTTCTCACCAG TATTGCAGAGTGCTGTTGTACTCCGTACTCTCTGCTGGGCCTGGTCTTCACCGTGTCCTTTGTTGCTTTGGGAGTGCTCACTCTTTGCAAGTTCTACCTGCAGGGCTACAGGGCTTTCATGAATGACAACACCATGCACAG GGGCATGACGGAGGGGATAACTCTTTTGATCCTCGCTGTTCAGACTGGACTGATCGAGCTACAGGTCATCCACAGAGCCTTCCTCCTGAGCATCATCCTCTTCATTGTAGTGGCCTCCATTCTGCAGTCTATGCTGGAGATAGCTGATCCCATAGTGCTGGCACTGGGGGCCTCCAGAGACAA GAGTTTATGGAAGCACTTCCGTGCGGTTAGCCTGTGCTTGTTCCTGCTGGTGTTCCCGGCCTACATGTCCTACATGATATGTCAGTTCTTTCACATGGACTTCTGGCTGCTTATCATCATCTCCTCCAGCATTCTGACCTCACTACAG GTTCTAGGTACACTGCTGATCTACGTCCTCTTCATGGTAGAGGAGCTCCGCAAGGCTCCAGTGGAGAACATGGATGATGTCATCTACTGGGTGAATGGCACCTACAGACTGCTGGAGTTCCTGGTTGCGCTGTGCGTGGTCGCGTACGGTGTGTCGGAGACTGTGTTTGGGGAGTGGACCGTGATGGGATCTACCATCGTACTCATCCATTCTTACTATAACGTGTGGCTGAGGGCCCAGCTGGGCTGGCAGAGTTTCCTGCTCCGCAGAGATGCTGTCAACAAGATCAAGAGCTTGCCTACAGCTTCTCACCAGCAACTCCAACAGCACAATGACATCTGTTCCATCTGCTACCAG GACATGACGTCAGCTGTGATCACCCCCTGCAGTCACCTCTTCCATGCCGGCTGCTTGAAGAAGTGGTTGTATGTGCAGGAGACCTGCCCTCTTTGCCACAATCAGCTGAAAGGCTCATCACAGCCGGGCTCTTCCACACAGCAGGACACCCCGCCACAAGATACCCTGGACCTGGATCCTCCACAGCATCTAGAGTCAGATTCAAGCCTCCAGGTTCCCCAGCAAGATGACACCGCTCACACTCCAGCATCAGACCTTGTGACTGGACTAAAAGAAGATGCTACCTCTCCTGCCTGTTCCTCCTCCCAGTCCTAA